One Phaseolus vulgaris cultivar G19833 chromosome 2, P. vulgaris v2.0, whole genome shotgun sequence DNA window includes the following coding sequences:
- the LOC137811037 gene encoding uncharacterized protein: MENVCDVNHLDADVLLPPRKRLLAGLKKQSSDGDAAASPSLVVTSCVTVSEAVSSSPSSYSVEFEARLKNLLSSHPTNPNLSPEEVVEASKAEAVAAVKAAKAARAAAEEKAEIAAKAVAAAKRALDLIASFSEEAMSGKERNPKKNKLKKHLPVHLLYKKYQQIENCGTDEELAQKLHRAMNSSPRISKNSPNSDSKGRKYKKPKNFSSFEMTPVSNSHMVTGQDFLSLNNGHGTVGKVGFEGSLQEVCSSKEDKKGFRYDRSNQMVVIDNGEAESSQSKEKNSEDLSSVGKKRGRVKLKKLPLSICTSKDRTQTKEGVRARSVPLTEMNAGNHVGNKPLFPMESSTDRVMPIEATSTCKCQEFKTPACNKQSKAVQS; encoded by the coding sequence ATGGAGAATGTGTGTGATGTCAATCACTTGGATGCTGATGTTCTTTTGCCTCCTCGTAAGCGTCTTCTTGCTGGATTGAAAAAACAGAGCTCAGATGGTGATGCTGCAGCATCTCCATCACTTGTTGTTACTTCTTGTGTTACAGTTTCTGAGGCTGTTTCCTCTTCACCGTCTTCCTATTCCGTTGAATTTGAAGCCAGGCTTAAGAATTTGTTGAGTTCTCATCCCACTAACCCTAACCTTAGCCCCGAGGAGGTTGTGGAGGCTTCAAAGGCTGAAGCAGTGGCTGCAGTGAAAGCTGCAAAGGCTGCAAGAGCTGCAGCTGAGGAAAAGGCCGAGATTGCTGCAAAAGCAGTTGCAGCTGCCAAGAGAGCTTTAGATTTGATTGCCTCTTTCTCTGAAGAGGCAATGAGTGGCAAGGAAAGAAATCCGAAGAAAAACAAGCTCAAGAAGCATCTCCCAGTTCATTTATTGTACAAAAAATACCAACAAATTGAAAATTGTGGGACAGATGAAGAATTGGCCCAGAAGTTGCATCGGGCCATGAACAGTTCTCCGAGAATCTCAAAGAATTCTCCAAATTCAGACTCAAAAGGCAGGAAATACAAAAAGCCTAAGAACTTTTCGAGTTTTGAAATGACTCCGGTTTCTAATTCCCATATGGTAACTGGACAGGATTTCTTATCTTTGAACAATGGGCACGGAACCGTGGGTAAGGTTGGTTTTGAAGGTTCCCTTCAAGAAGTGTGTTCAAGCAAGGAAGATAAGAAGGGATTCAGATATGATAGATCTAACCAAATGGTGGTAATAGATAATGGGGAAGCAGAGTCAAGTCAGTCAAAGGAGAAAAATTCAGAAGATTTGTCTTCTGTAGGTAAGAAGAGAGGAAGGGTGAAATTAAAGAAGTTACCCTTAAGCATTTGCACTTCCAAAGATAGGACACAGACAAAGGAAGGTGTGAGAGCTAGAAGTGTTCCGTTGACTGAAATGAATGCTGGTAATCATGTTGGTAATAAACCTTTGTTTCCAATGGAGTCATCCACTGACAGAGTGATGCCAATTGAGGCTACATCAACATGCAAATGTCAGGAGTTCAAGACCCCTGCTTGTAACAAACAAAGTAAAGCTGTGCAATCATAA